The Hermetia illucens chromosome 2, iHerIll2.2.curated.20191125, whole genome shotgun sequence genomic interval ttagtttttgtaCTGTTTTGTAGAGAATGTTAGTCTGGGTAGAGTCGAGAGGCTCTGAACCACCATCTGGTGTATTAAGCCATCGCTGTTAGCCATGAACCTGCATATTGAGGCCAATCTTAGCTAACGATTTCCCCTTGGCAGGAACAGCATAAACGCGAAGACGTTTGTTCCGTAACTTCTccaacgccgtatcttcttctttttcttcagtctttgtttcgttcgcaagcggggtcgggtcatcttgatcggtttcgccatttggctctatcaaatgcctgacctggatgcaatcacgaggcttttaaatccccagcgtatcaagccaccgttgtttcggtctgccttttggtcgtttaccatcaacttcgatattcagattaatcttggcaagtgaattctcgttagcacgaattccgTGACCATAagatcgaagacacctctctctaaatttttccacgatcgggcgACCCCATAACgaccgcagatatcctcatttctgagGTGATCAAaccgtgccacgccactagttcaacgcaacatcttcgtctccattaccgcaagacgccgtttattgttttttatagtcggccaacattcagaaccataaagggcgacaggacggacgacattgcggaaaaCTTTAGATtagaaacgttcgttgatacgtccatcacaaagaacaccagttgtggaacgccactttatccaggttgcgttaatgcgtgaagcaatttcataacgcagttctccattggctgatagcgttgacccgaggtatttaaatcgctcagttctgggcaaatcactgccaCGGACAGTAATTATGccggtttcatggggatcggtcgtcaaaaattcagttttgtttagattcaatctgagaccgtgttgcatgaggcgatcattccatttttaaggttttgtgtttccattTGTGGTTTTttgtctccatacatgcaaaaggcgggagtaaatttttttttatcgaatatagtcatgtggggtatcaaatgaaaggtctagatTAGTGTTCGATGGCGGTCTTAGCTttcagatttgttagaaaggtggggagtacgggggggttgaaagtgatcattttttaacgaacccattcttagaaactactcaaccgaaaaatctttaaaaaatcagggggctgccactatatggtgcctacccTCCATACGTCCTgagtgacggtgtccataacaagaacaaagaggattggtgagagggcgcttccttgatgaacataaccagagacacgaagcggttttgatacacccgccatacttcgaactttacttttcggatcgtggtagagcaattgcacccagcgcacgagttcttctggcactaagtttgGGGTAAGGCATAACAGATGtgtctctaaatccagaaatgcaatgtaaagcgggcgatgcttctcactgtgtctctccatgaataaccacgcagcgtgtattgcgtcagtagttccgcagtttttggcaaatccagcttgattcacggtaattttaacgatttcgctaATACGGTTGTCacgaatacgttcaaaaatcttcatggtatgggaaagtaatcggatcggacggtaatttgaacattctgctggactacctttctttttccatgttggaacagtggtattttcttaccagtcggatggtgttcttccttcctgaataacccgattaaagaattcactgagccacagtgttgggtcccagttcttcgctttccagagctcagatgcgatgtcgtcaggttttgttgctttccccgatttcattcgttttattgcatcctcgacttcagttgcgttgacaggtggaattgctcgaaatgtcggcaatgattatcgaagtggaggatgagcaaatttttcagttgaaatctgctggaaGTATTCTcttcatctatccgttgcgactcgaccgttggtaagcaaagtctTCTCTTCTTGTCATGAACacgacagaagtgttcgatatcctgtgtgcgttcgttacggcttttgacaagtcgatacagatcttccTCGCtatctcgagtgtccagtttatcgtaaagatttttgtaatattccgcttgggtgacagcgagtgctttctttgtttccaaGTTGGTATTctaataaatttgccaattggccggtgttttatcgtcgagaaatttgtggtagaggtgtttcttttcacggacctcggttgatataccgcttacatggcttggtgaccccgagggttgtagaggccgctttctgaatcgtgtctttcatttggttccacgattctttcaccttcgtaatggttggtaatccttttttttctcacgaaatcgccaccatttaatgcgcggcgggccagtacgttcctcatgctgttttatcggtggcttaattcgaaggacggcaatcaacggccgatgttgaggtgctatggtctcatagagaacggctttgcaattagtgacggtggtaaattttcggcgtcttatgagagtaTAGTCGGTTTGTGtttcactgttcccactataaaatgtaggaaaatgagacaatcgtttgatgaaccatgtattcataagtacaagctcatgggtgtccgcaaaatcgattatacgctcgccaccctcattgcgcgctccgaaccccttttccccatggcacctattaccgtctgcctATTCGTccacatggccattaaggtGGGCACATTGCAAGTAttttcatcgagaaattgccagaaggcatctttctcggcatcaggtcgacctgtctgtggtgcgtacgtggCGAAAAAataaatagtgcgatcagctgatataatggtgagcttcatcagccgatcatcaaatcgttcgacttttttaatgacaccacagaaaccctctgagatgacaacaacatcatattgagtgtggaattgaattttctctgtttgttgaataaatgaatACATAAATGTGGTAGATATTGCACCCACTCGAGGTTGTTCCCTggatttgactcaggtcctcattcacagctgaatcgtcTGATATCCGACATGCAGTGTACGATATAAACCTCTCTCGCACCAGTGAGACTCAAACTGCAATCTTCTATTATCACCGCTTAGCGCTTAAATCACCAATTGCCAACTTACTTCAAATAAAACTATTACTTTatgataaaaaaattattacttatTAACTGCTTAGCCTACATCTTATCACAATGAGTCTTATCTTAAATCACAATCATTTGTATACAGTTTGTAAAGATCGCCCTCCACCAGGAATTTCGCGTGGCTGCCATGTTTCGAATCCCACAGCTGTCGCAAAGTGTTCTCATCTTCTTCCTTGCCCGACAGGATAATTAGTTCTGTTTTTTTCTCGGCCGCCTCCAAGTTGAGTTCATCCCATCTAATACTTTCTGTATTTGGCCAACAATGCTCTATATGAATCCTCTTAACGTGAGGAATGTATTCGAAGATATAGCGTAAAGATCGTGGTGTTAATTTAGGATTCATTGACAAATTTATTTCTTCCAAATCCTTAGCTTTTGATAGATGCGTTGTTAAGTTAAAGACATCCATATCGGTAAGGTGACATCCAGCCAACTCAACGCATCGAAATTTTTCACAAGTTCCGCTTTGTAAAAATTCTAATAAATAACTGCCAAATGGATGTTCATTTACTGTACAAAAATTAAGATTGAGGTATTGCATGCGACAGGAATTTAGTTTCAGAATGACTGATTTTGCCGCGGATTGTGTAAGACTATTGAAGGACATATTGAAGTTTGTGAGATTGAAAAATTGCAGATCGAAGTCATAGAAGTTTGAAATGTTACAACTAGATAGATGTAACTTCTTCAACTCCATTGCATGACAACAGATTTGATCTATTTCTTTTATACTCGCATTTCCCAGTGGATTGTAACTCAGGTCTAAGTCCTCCAATTCAGTTAACCGTGCTGACGTCAAGTTGCTCAAACCAACAGATGTGATGCAATTACCTCGAAGATTTAGGGTGTTGAGGTGTTTTAAAGTTTCCAGTGGTCTGCTAAGCTGTTTACATCCttcattttgaatgaaattgttGGAAAGGTCTAGTACTCGCAAGGTGGTTTGATGCAAAAGCGCCTTGAAAATAGGAAGCGTTGCATCTGGCATTAATGCTTGATCATTCAGAAGTATACAGTTAGATTGGCTCTTTTCCAGTACTGACTTAATGTTATCGTTGACACCTTGAAGGGTGTAAATGTGTTATTAGTGTTAGGTGGTTCTGAAGATATTATGGAGGTGTGCGCTTTTTCTTTTGCATTACTTACTCAGTTGTAATTGGCAACACATTTCCTCATATCGCTGGGATAATGGTGAGATTTTCCACTCCAAAACTTTGCCTGCGATCATAGGATATTCGAGGGCAACATTGATGACATCGTTCTCCTCAAAAGCAAAACCATCCGCTGTCATCAACCGTAAAACAGGTCTCAAGCCGACTAAACTGCAATACATTCAGGCTTTAACACAATAGTGGCAAGAGGAATGATACTTACTTGTAATACCGTCTGGACGTTTCTTCAGCAAGCCACCGTATATTTGCTTCCATGAGCTTCTTTCTCTCCACCGGAATAAGCAACATTTCATCTTCGACTTTTATTTTGAACGAAACTGTGGTCACCACCGGATTAACTTCTTTTTGGGGACTTCGTTCGACAGGTAAAATAATCGTGGTAGTAGAATCAGGCTCCAATTCAGAACTCTCTTCTACTGATTGGGGACTTTCACTTCGAAATCGAGAGAACCCGCTGTCTAGAAGGGATGATTGTCTTTTTAAGTGGTTCGAGCCGGTCAAACTAGATGATCTGGGCAATTTGTTTTTGGAACTTTTCCTTGGTACACCCTTTGAATCCAACAATATTCGAAATGCATCTTGAGAATTTTCATCGTCACTATAGTTCTTAAAGGGCGAAATcatattttcttttgaattggAGCTAAAAGAAGTTCTTGAATTAGGATCGCTACTGTACAAATTTCGATCCGTGGTCATCTTCCGTTTCTTCTTATCCGGTTTCATGTCTTCAATTAACCAATCGTCATCGATTTCATCAGGGTTAAGGTATCCTGATCGCTTCTTAGACGATATTTCGCTGGTTATGAATGATCGTTTTGGATGTTTTAAGCTTTCCATCACACTTTTGTACTCTTCTTTTGCATTTGAAGTATGTAGAACGGTATTTGTGTACGCTATTGGTGACGTTTCATTCAATTCCATGGTTGTATTAACCTCGTTTTCCACATCATCTTCAAAGATAGTCTTTTTCCCTCTACTATGCCTCCTCGAACTCGACACCCCGTCTGAGTTATCTGAATCACTATCACAAGCCAACCTTCGCAAAAGTTCTAACGATACTTCGTGGtcatttgaatttctttttttagcACTTCCATTGTGACTAGGTGATATGATATCGTTATTCTCATTAAGCATTCCAGCCTTGTCAAGTTGTTCGGCAATCTTACTGCGAACTTTTTCGTACTGCGCTTGCTCAAAAAGATCCAAATCAGCAGTACTTCTCCATTTATCCAAAACATTCAATGTAGTGTCACCAAAATCTGTTTTTAGAGTTGCATTCGCACCGCGTTCTAAAAGAAGGTCAACAATCTCTGTGAATCCATTTGAACATGCATCATAGAGAGGAGTAATTCCATCGCAATTTGTCCCTCCTTTGTCATTAATTGCTGACGAAGCTCCATTGTCCAATaaaatttcaacgatttcccgAAAGCCGTGATTACAAGCTTCGTGGAGTGGCAACCAGCCCGCGTGATCTCGGACATTTATTGCGTGACCTTGATCAATTAGACGGCGTACCAATTCTAGATTGCCGGCTATACATGCTTGATGAAGAGGGGTCTCGCCTTTAGTGTTCCTTTTTACCGTAATGCCAACATTTCGTCTCCTTTGCGGTCTTGCGgtttctttcttctcctttgtttcgatttcttcttcttcggaaTCTGCACcgaaattggaaaatattgaaatttaaaaaaattgggaTCCTCCTAATGAGAATTTGAGTTATAACATTATGCAGACATGATCCCTATCCTCCTAGCATAGGTCTCTGCGAAGCTAAAAGTTGATCTAGTGCTAAACAGTGAACAGTACCAGAAAAAGAACCCAGTTCCAGGGCATATCGACCGTTATCGAGTTTGGAACGATGCCCGAGCTGGTTAAGGCCAGGGGGGCGGGAGGTGACTTTCTGTGAATTCgctattgcggatattgagggattatctgaaagaccgcttcctgctctataaGATACTGGAAGGCTAGGCTAACACTTCCTATGACTCGGCATAATAGAAGAATCGCGGTTAAttgattatgcagatgatgttctagCACTTTTTGCTGGGCACACTGTTTAACTGGGGCAAAGCAGCCTTGGCATATTGACTCGACGGGCAAGTGAATGGATAATTACCCATATTTTCAACCTTGCGATAGAAAAATCTACTCACTTACCACAACGGTAAACGGCGAGACGATTATAGAATCAAAGCCAACCGTTAAGTACCTTAGATTGACGCCCTACTTGAAGATGAATTGTttcgaaaaaatcaaagcagcaacagaTAAAGAAACAACAGGAGACACCTTCTCATGACTGatacatttttaaattatatatata includes:
- the LOC119649503 gene encoding tonsoku-like protein, whose translation is MEEKKLLRRKEKARDEGNNENLGFACKSLGDFYNQQGRYHEACKEYQQGTNIFSKLGKQLETAICNRMMAETFMLLGESEKALKHANIFLKMAKQIGNKIEVQRAYTTLGRTYLLQGQEASNITSASRPLKLAEKAFIQGLLICKELSGQISKVELLDMQARLYLNIGVTREHLGDLDESISYLEKAIKICKANDLYDLLHNCYESASLLYQKKKSDTLLALRFCNLALEVAERLPNRAKKECATRIIKADIMIQEGDFQSAKQVLRRAYKLKSPEINDREGIERTLKIVAALCNTLDQLVTTNSDDYETRKSLYEKMGDGCCLLQNYNKAIDYYLKMLECAEFCKKSPKDLVPPYVSLYQTYKDNKQYDKALEYLWKEYEVNKDEPVEAFNTLCNIADIYELESKPFWETQDCYQKAIEEARKANSSRLERIGFIRLMKLQQKFNMFTSMEILKDDANKRGIELDNVDDDSDSENGQLEEHNTPDIGDDICLDDLTDSEEEEIETKEKKETARPQRRRNVGITVKRNTKGETPLHQACIAGNLELVRRLIDQGHAINVRDHAGWLPLHEACNHGFREIVEILLDNGASSAINDKGGTNCDGITPLYDACSNGFTEIVDLLLERGANATLKTDFGDTTLNVLDKWRSTADLDLFEQAQYEKVRSKIAEQLDKAGMLNENNDIISPSHNGSAKKRNSNDHEVSLELLRRLACDSDSDNSDGVSSSRRHSRGKKTIFEDDVENEVNTTMELNETSPIAYTNTVLHTSNAKEEYKSVMESLKHPKRSFITSEISSKKRSGYLNPDEIDDDWLIEDMKPDKKKRKMTTDRNLYSSDPNSRTSFSSNSKENMISPFKNYSDDENSQDAFRILLDSKGVPRKSSKNKLPRSSSLTGSNHLKRQSSLLDSGFSRFRSESPQSVEESSELEPDSTTTIILPVERSPQKEVNPVVTTVSFKIKVEDEMLLIPVERKKLMEANIRWLAEETSRRYYNLVGLRPVLRLMTADGFAFEENDVINVALEYPMIAGKVLEWKISPLSQRYEEMCCQLQLSVNDNIKSVLEKSQSNCILLNDQALMPDATLPIFKALLHQTTLRVLDLSNNFIQNEGCKQLSRPLETLKHLNTLNLRGNCITSVGLSNLTSARLTELEDLDLSYNPLGNASIKEIDQICCHAMELKKLHLSSCNISNFYDFDLQFFNLTNFNMSFNSLTQSAAKSVILKLNSCRMQYLNLNFCTVNEHPFGSYLLEFLQSGTCEKFRCVELAGCHLTDMDVFNLTTHLSKAKDLEEINLSMNPKLTPRSLRYIFEYIPHVKRIHIEHCWPNTESIRWDELNLEAAEKKTELIILSGKEEDENTLRQLWDSKHGSHAKFLVEGDLYKLYTNDCDLR